The nucleotide sequence CAATTATCCCTGAAACTATCGGAGAATACTTTAACATCTCTTTTGTTACATTCAATGTTTCTTCTGATGTATGTGTTAACCATGTTGGAACAACGTTATTTCTCTCTTTCTCTGTATAGATTGAGAAATATCTAGGGTGTTCTTCTCCATATAGAGGTTTCATTACAGAAAAATCTACTGTTCTTTTATCTATTCTTGGAGGTGTTGCTGTTTGGTATCTTTCAAGTAATATTCCATTTTTTTCTAAACTTTCTGATAATTTCTCTGCAGAATTTTCTCCCATTCTACCCGCAGGATATTTAACATCACCAATAACAATTCTACCTTTTAAAAATGTCCCTGTTGCTAAAACTACAGTTTCAGAATAATAATCTATTCCCAAAGCAGTTCTAACACCTTTTATAACTCCATCCTCAACTAAAATTTCATCGACACTATCTTGCATGATTTCTAAATTTTCAGTTGCTTCTAATAGTGTTTTCATTTTTGTTCTATATAAAAATTTATCTGCTTGACCTCTTGTTATTCTTGCAGCAGGTCCTTTACTTGTATTTAAGTGCTTTAATTGAAGATTATATTGATCAGTATGTCTTCCCATCTCTCCACCTAACACATCTATCTCAGCAACTAAGTTACTCTTTCCAGGACCTCCTATAGAAGGATTACAAGACATCATTCCTATATTATCTAACGATAAAGTAAATAATAGTGTATTTCTATTCAATCTAGCACTTGCTAAAGCTGCTTCAACCCCAGCATGTCCTCCACCTACAACAATTACATCATACTTAAAACTCATACTATTTCTCCTTTTATTTTTGTCCATATACATAAATAAATGTCAAAAAAATTATAGCCACAGACAATAAATCCGTGGCTAATACTTTATTTTCCTACACAGAAATTACTAAAGATATGATCTAAAAGATCTTCGTTACTAATTTCTCCCGTTACCTCTGACAATGAATCTAAAGCCTCTTTTAAATCTACTGCTATTAAATCCATCGGTAATCCCATATCTATTGTTTCAAATATATTTTCTACAGCTTGTTTAGTTTTTTCTAGCGCAGACTTATGTCTAACATTAGTGATAACTAATTTTTGTGAACTGTCCTCAACTTGTCCAGAAACTATATAATTATAAATTTCCTTCTCCATTGAATCTATTCCAATTTTTTCTAATGCAGAAATTTTTATCCATTTTTTTATTTTTGTTAATGGTGTCGTATCTAACTTAGATTCAATATCGGTTTTATTTATAAGCCCAATAACTTTATCCGCTTGAATTCTTTCATGGATTTTTAAATCCTCTTCATCTAGCTCTCTAGAGTTATCAACTACAAATAAAACTAAATCTGCTTTATCTATAAGTTCTTTTGATTTTTCTACACCTATATTTTCTACTAAATCATCTGTTTTTCTGATTCCAGCTGTATCAACTAAAACTAGTGGAACACCGTTTAAGTTTACAACTTCTTCAATTATATCTCTAGTAGTTCCAGCTACATGAGTTACTATAGCTCTTTCTTCTCTTAAAACAGAGTTTAATAAACTTGATTTTCCAACATTAGGTTTTCCAACAATAGCTGTTTTAACTCCCTCTTTAATCATTTTTCCTTTATTATAAGATTTGATTAAAGCATCTGTTGTAT is from Cetobacterium sp. ZOR0034 and encodes:
- the mnmE gene encoding tRNA uridine-5-carboxymethylaminomethyl(34) synthesis GTPase MnmE, producing MFDTIAAISTPRGEGGIGIVRMSGSDSLCILTKIFKPISNKNVSDLRNFSINYGHLYDGEELIDEVLVSIMKGPNTYTKEDIVEINCHGGFLITERVLELVLKSGARIAEIGEFTRRAFLNGRLDLTQAEAVIDLIHGKTDKSISLSLNQLRGDLREQIDILKKQLLDVSAHVNVVLDYPEEGIDDPLPDDLVDNLHNVVNTTDALIKSYNKGKMIKEGVKTAIVGKPNVGKSSLLNSVLREERAIVTHVAGTTRDIIEEVVNLNGVPLVLVDTAGIRKTDDLVENIGVEKSKELIDKADLVLFVVDNSRELDEEDLKIHERIQADKVIGLINKTDIESKLDTTPLTKIKKWIKISALEKIGIDSMEKEIYNYIVSGQVEDSSQKLVITNVRHKSALEKTKQAVENIFETIDMGLPMDLIAVDLKEALDSLSEVTGEISNEDLLDHIFSNFCVGK